Part of the Actinomycetota bacterium genome is shown below.
ATGTTATCGCGGAGAAAGGGAAAATCCCTAGTTCAAGAAGGCTGAGAATATCGGCTTGTATTCCCGCTCCCCCACTTGGATCCGAACCACCTATGGTGAGCACCTTCCTGATTTGCATTTTTTATCTCCTTTCCTAAAATGCTCATGGCCAAACTTTGTAAGCTTGGAAGCTCTCCCCACTTTATCCATCAAGCATATCCCCTCTTTTCGGTCGACGATTTCTCCAACCTCTGTAACAAGGGTGCCCGTTTCCTTTAATAAGCAATTCTTAATCTCTTCCGCTTTAAATGGAGGTGCGGTGAATACTATCTCATAGTCCTCCCCACCATAAAGTGCAAAATCCAATGGTTTCTTTCCCAAAGCTAAAGCTATTTCCCTTACTCCCCTGGCTACTGGAATTCGATAAGCAAGAATTCTTGCCCCTACTCGACTTTCCTCGCAGATGTGATTAATCTCACTTGCTAACCCGTCGCTTATATCCTCCATGGCATGAGCACCATGCTTTGAAGCAATTCTTGCCTCGACCACCCTTGGTATTGGTAGTAAGTGAGCTCTCCTGAAGCTCTTCTCGTATCGAAAAGAACCTTTAAACTGAGGGTTCAGGAGTATCTCTAACCCAGCCTTAGATGCACCCAGTCTCCCCGTGACT
Proteins encoded:
- a CDS encoding AIR synthase-related protein, coding for VTGRLGASKAGLEILLNPQFKGSFRYEKSFRRAHLLPIPRVVEARIASKHGAHAMEDISDGLASEINHICEESRVGARILAYRIPVARGVREIALALGKKPLDFALYGGEDYEIVFTAPPFKAEEIKNCLLKETGTLVTEVGEIVDRKEGICLMDKVGRASKLTKFGHEHFRKGDKKCKSGRCSP